Genomic window (Fundidesulfovibrio magnetotacticus):
GCCTGCCCTGTCGCGCAGCAATTTTTCGCGCCGGGTGCGCGCGAGGTCCCTCATATCCGCGACCTCGTCGGTCTCGTCAACGATTTCCTTGCCCAGAATCTCTTCCAGAACGTCCTCGAGGGTGATCACGCCGCTCACGCCGCCGTATTCGTCGAGAACCACGAAGAGGTGGGTCCGTCCGTCGATGAAGTTCAGCAGCACCTTGTCCAGGCTCATGGTGTCCAGCACGAACTGTACGGGCTGCATGATGCTGGCGAGCCTGATGTCGTGCTGGTCGCTGGCCAGGGCCTCGAACACCTGGCGGCGCAGGACCACGCCCACGATGTTTTCGGGGTCGTCCTCCTCGTAGACGGGCACGCGGCTGTGCGACCACAGGGGGTTTTCCTCGCGGGCCTCGCTGACGGTCATGTCCGAGGGGAGCGAGAAGATCACGGTGCGCGGGGTCATGGCGTCGCGGACGGTGCGGGTGTCCAGCGCCAGGATGTTGGTGATGGAGCGCTCTTCCAGGGCGTTGATCTTGCCGGCCTTGCTGGTGAGGCGCACCATGGCGCGGATGTCGTCCTCGGAGGCGTCGGGGCCTTTGGCCCGCCCGGTGACCAGCCGCGTGAGGAAACCGCTGGCCCACACCACGGGCGTGAGCGCGGCCACCATCAGGCGCAGGGGCTGGGCCAGCACCGCCCCCAGGGGCCGGGCGTAGACCACGCCCACGGTCTTGGGGAGGATTTCCCCGAACACCAGGATCATCACGGAAAAGGCGGCGGTGAACCAGACAAGGTTCTCTTCGCCCAGCACGCCCACGGCCAGCGCGCCCGACACGGTGGCGCCCGCGGCGCAGGCCATGGTGTTCACGGTGAGGATGGCGGTGATGGGTTTGTCGATGCTCATGCGCATCTGGTAGAGTAGTTCGCCCGAACGCTTGCCTTCCGCGCGCATGCGTTCGATCCAGCTCCAGCGCAACGAATAGAGCACCGCTTCCGAAAGCGAGCAGAAACAGGAGAGCACCAGGGCGACGGCGATGGCCAGGACGAGTTCAAACATGGCGATCCACCGTCATCGGGGGGAATGGTCGCGGGGGGATGTCCCCGCCGGAGTGGTTCATGGCGTGATCATGGGTCGGTGGCGGCGGGCCGCCGTTAGGATGGATGTCTTTTGAAGCAGGGTCAGAGCCAAGTCTAAACATTTTGCCGTTGATGTAAAGTGCGCCTCACTGCCCCGAGGCCAGCACATCCGGCTGGTCCACGGGCAGGGCGCTCTCCCAGTCGGGCTTGCGGGCCAGGGCCACGTGCCCGGCGCGCTCCAGGATGGCCTGGCCTTCGGGGCCGCGCAGATAGTCCGCGAAGGCCCGGGCGAGGGGCTGGGCGTCCCGGGCCGCGGCCAGGTGCATCACGCGGTAGATGCGCCATCGTCCCTCCAGGAAATTGCGGACCGTGGGGGCCTGGCCGTCCACGGCCACCGGTTTCATGGCGGCGTCCAGGTCGCGCACGCTGATGAAGCCCAGGATCTCCTTGTTGCGGATGAGCGTGAAGCGCAGCGCCGGCTGGCTGGAGAGGCTCACTGTGCGCGGCATGGTCAGGGGCCTGCCCTCCTCTTCCGAAGCCTCCATGTAGGCGGCCATCACGGGGAAAGCGCCGCCGCCCGCGTCGCTCCAGAGGGGCACGAGCCCCGCGAAGAGTTTGCGCAGCGTGGCCGTGTCGAGCGATTCCACGGGGTTGAGAGAGTTGACCACCACGGCCACCGGGTCCACCCCGTAGGGGATGAACTCCAGCGAGGCCCCGGGGCCGGTGACGGCCCGGGGGCTGCGGTCGAAGAGGCAGATGTCGGCCTGGCGCAGGCGCACGCGGGAGAGACCCACGCCCGCCCCGGTCATGGTGAAGCTCACGGTCACGCCGGGATGTGCGGCGGTGATGCGCTCGGCGGCCTCGCGCGCGGCCACGAGGCCAACGTCGCTGCCGGTTACGCGCAACTCGCCCGAGAGCCCCCTGAAGGCATCGAGGGGGTCCCCGGCGGCACGGGCCGGGCCGGGGAGAAGGCAGGCCAGGGTCCAGAGGGACAGGCAGACCGCAAGAAGCGCGCGGCGTCTCATTCCGCTCCCTCCTTGATCTCGCGGGGAGGCATTGTCCCCTGCAGGAAGAACCGCTCGGCGATCTCCTCCACCACCACGTCGGGTCGCTCCTTTTCGATGAGTTCCTTGTCGAAAAGGCTTTTGGCCCCGCGCAGGCCCGGGCGCACCCAGACGTAGACGGCCCGGCTGAAGTGCTCGCCAAGGAAGGGCACCAGTTCCCAGAAATAGGAGTCGTGGAAGAAGATGGCGCGCGGCAGGGAGGCGTCTTCACGCACGGAGCCCTGGGCGGGCTGCACATAGCCCGGCCGGACGGCCCCGGGGGTGATGCCCCTGGCCTTGAGGGGCTTCCTGGCGAAGAACAGCACTTTGTTGTCGAGCACGAGGTCCTCCAGCCCCACCATGAAGGAAAGATCGCCCCCCAGGTGGGCGTATTCCTGGACGATGAAGTCCTCCTCCCGCATGGGCTTGAGGACCGGGAAGCGCGGGGCGAGGCGCTCGATGATCGCCTGGTAGGAGGGGAAGGCCCCGTACGCGTTCCAATGGCTGTCGGTGCGGTAGAACACCTCGCGGCCGACCTTGGCCTGCATCAGGGGTTCGCGCAGGTCGAGCAGGTCCACGGAGCCGTCCCGGCGGAAGCGCTCCACGGCCTGTTCCAGGTGGGATGTGCGCCCGGCCTGATCCCAGGAGGCGGGCAGGTGCTCGGGGTAGACCGAGCTCTTGTTGGGCGCGATCACCACCAGATACGCGATGCCCCGCTCGGCCAGCCAGGCGCGGCGTTCCGCGTAGACGGCGTGCAGGCGGTCCAGGTCCTCCGCGGTCAGGGGCGCCACGGACCTGTGGTCCGCTTCGAGGTCGATGCCCCTGTCCTTGGCAAGGTAGAGCCAGCCTTCTTTGCCCACCACCACGGGGGCGTTGCCCGAGAGCGAGCCGAAGAGGCTGGTGGATGTGAAGTTGTGCCAGCGGATGAGCATGCCCCGGAAGGGGAAGTTCTTGTCGAGCCACCCCCCCGTGAGGGCGCGGCAGACGGCCTGGATGCCTGCGGGGTTCAGGGCGGCCTCGGGAAAAGGCGTGCTGGTGGCCTCGCCCAGCTTCTCGCGGGGCGCGAAATGCAGGAGCTGGGCCGAGAGCGGCAGTGCGATGGCCAGGCAGAACAGGGCCGAGGAGCACAGGGCGATCAGGCGACGGCCCGGGGGGGAGTGGTTCACGAATGAGCCTTCACGGATGGAGATGGAGCGCGCTCGCGCCAGATTTCCAACAACCGCGGGCGAAGCCGCGCAAGCTCCCGCTCCACCGCCGGGGGCAGCAGGAAGCGCAGGTTGGACCCGCGCCGGAAGCGGTCTCTTACAAAGGAGGCGCTGATGTCAAGCCGGGGCACGTCCACCAGGACGAGCCGCCTGCCCGAGGCGCGCTCCCAGAGCCCGGGACCGGCCGGGGCATAGCCAAGCTCCGGCCGCGAGGCCAGATAGTCCGCCACGGCGTCGCGCCCGTGGCGGTCGCGCCCGGCCACGGCCAGGTGGGCCAGATCGCCCAGGCGGTGGCCGTCGCGCCACTGGTGCAGGGTGAGCAGATCGCCCGATCCCAGGATGAAGTGAAGCTCGTCCCCGGGACGCCGCCGGGCCAACTCCTCCAGGGTGTGCACGGTGTAGGAGGGACCGGGGCGGCCGGCCTCCATGGAGTTGGCGCGCACGCCCTCGAGATCCCCCAGGGCCATCTCCAGCAGGCGCAGGCGCAGTTCGAAGGGCAAAAGGCCCTCCTCGGGCTTGTGGGGCGGCCTGGCGGCGGGCACGATCTCCACGCCGTCCAGCCCGAGCGCCTCGGCCATTTCCAGGGCCAGGCGCACATGCCCTACGTGCACGGGGTTGAACGTGCCGCCCAGCACCCCCAGGCGAGGGCTCACGTGCGCTCGCCCCTGCGGGTCATCTACGTCCTCACCTGCCCCTGCCCCAGCACCACGAACTTGGAACCCGTGAGTTCCTTGACGCCCATGGGGCCGTAGGCGTGCAGTTTGGAGGTGCTGATGCCTATCTCAGCGCCGAGGCCCAGCTCTCCGCCGTCGTTGAAGCGCGTGGAGCAGTTCACGCCCACCATGGAGGCGTCGGCCTCGCGCAGGAAGCGCATGGCCCGGGCGTGGTCCGCGGTGAGGATGCATTCCGTATGGTTGGAGCCGTGGGCGGCGATGTGGTCCAGGGCTTCGTCCATGCAGCAGACCTGGCGCACGGCGAGCACGTAGTCCAGGAATTCGCAGCCCCAGTCCTCGGGACCGGCGGGCTTGGCGGAGGGGCCGAGCAGCGGCAGAGAGGCCTCGCAGGCGCGGAACTCCACGTGCGAGCCCAGGGATCGGGCCAGACGGGGCAGCAGCACGGGGGCGGCCTTCTCGTGCACCAGCAGGCACTCCAGGGCGTTGCACACGCCGGGACGCTGGCATTTGGCGTTTTCCACCACGGCCAGGGCGTTGTCCAGGTCGGCGCATTCGTCCACATAGAGGTGGCATACGCCCTTGTAGTGCTTGAGCACGGGCATGGTGGCCGCCTCCACCACGGAGCGGATGAGGCTCTCCCCGCCCCGGGGGATCATCACGTCGATGTACTGGTCGAGCTTGCACAGGATGGGCACGGCCGCGCGGTCGGTGACGGGCACGATGCCCACCGCGCCGCCGGGCAGCCCGGCCTCAACCAGGGCGCGGCTCACCAGGGAGGCCAGGGCCATGTTGGAGTGGAAGGCCTCCGAGCCGCCGCGCAGCACCACGGCGTTGCCCGCCTTGAGGCAGAGGATGGCCGAATCCACCGTGACGTTGGGGCGCGACTCGTAGATCATGCACACCACGCCCAAGGGGATGCGCATCCTGCCCACCATGAGCCCGTTGGGTCGCTGCCACATGGTCTCGATGGCGCCCACGGGGTCGGGCATGGCGGCCACGTCGCGGCAGGCGGCGGCCATGGAGGCGAGCACCTTGGGGGTCAGGCGCAGGCGGTCGAGCTTGGCGGCGTCCATGCCGGAGGCCTCGGCCTTGGCGATGTCCCGGGCGTTCTCGGCCGCGATGGCCGGGGCTTCGGATTCCAACAGCCCCGCCAGGGCGGTCAGTGCCGCGTCCTTGGCCCTGCCAGGGGCCTTGGCCATGAGGCGCGCGGCCTGCCTGGCCTCGCGGGCCAGGGCCTCCATACGCTCCTGAATGTTCATGGTGTCCTCCGGATTTCTTCGACCCGTGAAACTAGCCTCAGGGCCGCCCCTTCGTCAACGCGGGCCTTTTGACAGGGCCGGGCTTTGGGATTAGAGGGATTGACTTCGGCCCGGCCGGACCGATCCGGCCTTCCTCAATCCTCCAACCACCAACGAAGCGCACACACCATGGCAGACATCTCCTTCGACCGCGGCGGGCAGGACAACCCCCTGGCCTCCTTCCTGGGCAACAACTGGCGCACCCTGATCGCCGCTGTCGTGGCGGCCCTGCTGGCCGTAGGCGGCTACGCGGCCTACACTTCCTACGCCAAGAAGGCCAAGGCCCAGGCCGAGAACGACCTTGGCGCAATCATCGCCTCCAAGACCGGCCCCGAGCGCCTGAGCGCCCTGGAGGCCTACGTGAAGACCGCTCCGGCCTCCACCAAGGACGCCGCGCTTCTGGAACTGGCCCGCACCGCCGCCGAGCAGGGCAACCACGCCAAGGCCGCCGAGGCCTGGAACCAGCTCGCTCTGGCCGCGCCCGGCGGCGTTAAGGACCTGGCCGTGCTCGGGCAGGCCTCCGCCCTGGCCCAGGCCGGCGACAAGGCCCAGGCCGTGAAGCTCCTGGCGGACTTCATGCCCAAGGCCCCCAAGGCCTTCCAGCCCCTGGTGGCCCGCCAGCTGGCCGCCGTGGCCGAGGACGCCCAGGCCTGGACCGAGGCCCTGGCCGCCTACGAACGCCTGCGCGAGGCCGCCGAGGGCGGCAACAAGGCCCTGTTCGAGGCGAAGATCACCGAGATCAAGGCCAAGACCAAATAACTCCGTTTCCGAGGTTTCGTTCCATGCCCAGTCCCCTGCTGGCACAGACCCCCGGCGAGACGCTGCTCCTGCTCGGCAACGAGGCCATCGTGCGCGGCGCGCTCGAAGGCGGCGTCGGCTTCGTGAGCTGCTACCCCGGCACGCCCTCCTCCGAGGTGCCCGACACCTTCTTCCGCATGAGCCGCGACGGCGACTACCGCTTCGAATACTCCACCAACGAAAAGGTGGCCCTGGAAGTGGGCGCGGGCGCGGCCCTGGCCGGAACGCCCACCCTGGTGACCATGAAGCACGTGGGCGTCAACGTGGCGGCGGACCCGCTGCTCACGCTCTCCTACATCACAGCGCCGGGGGGCCTGGTGCTCCTCTCCGCCGACGACCCGGGCTGCCACTCCAGCCAGAACGAGCAGGACAACCGCCACTACGCCCGTCTGGCGGGACTGCCCTGTTTCGAGCCCGCCACGGCCCAGGAATGCAAGGACATGACCCGCGACGCCCTGCTCCTGGCCCAGCGCACCGGACAGCCGGTGCTCCTGCGCACCACCACGCGCGTCAACCACGTGCGCGGGCCGGTCACCCTGGGCTCGCTGCCCGCCCAGAAGACCCGCAAGGAGTTCGCGCGCAATCTCCAGCAGTACGTGCCCATCCCGGCCCATTCCCGGGTGCAGCACCGCCAGCTCCTGGACCGCCTGGCCGCCATCGGCCGCGAGGCCGAGGCCTCGCCCTGGAACAAGGTCTCGGGCCAGGGGACTCTGGGCGTCATCGCCTCGGGCGTCACCCGCTGCTACCTGCGCGACGCCCTCCTTGAGGAGGGCATCGAGGGCTCGGTGAAGGTGCTGGACCTGGGCCTGAGCTACCCCATGCCCGACGGCCTGCTCCTTTCCTTCATGGAAGGGCTCGAAAAGGTGCTCGTCCTGGAGGAGCTGGACCCGCTGGTGGAAGAGCACGTGCGCGCCCTGGCGCAGCGCAAGGGCATCTCCATCGAGGTGCTGGGCAAGGGCGAGGCGCTGCCGCTCTGGGGCGAATACTCCACCCAGATGGTGCGCCAGGCCCTGCGCCAGGCGCTGGGACGCCAGAGCCACGCTCCGCAGCACTGCGCCCCCGAGGGCGGGCTGGCCATGCGCCCGCCCAACCTCTGCGCGGGCTGTTCGCACCGCTCGGCCTACTACACCGTACGCGAGGTCTTCGGGGACGAGGCCTTCTACTCCTCCGACATCGGCTGCTACACCCTCGGGCTCCTGCCGCCGCTCTCCATGGCCGACTTCCTGCTCTGCATGGGATCGAGCGTCTCCACCGGATCGGGCTTCGCCTCGGCCTCCGGCAGGACCACCATCGGCTTCATCGGGGACTCCACCTTCTTCCACTCCGGCGTCACCGGCCTGATCAACGCCGTCCACAACGACCACGACATCCTCGTGGTGGTCCTTGACAACCGCACCACCGCCATGACCGGCCACCAGCCCCACCCGGGCGTGGACGCCACGGCGCTCGGCCCCAACCCCCGCAAGGTGGAGATCGAGCCCCTGGTGAAGGCCTGCGGCGTGGAGCACGTGATCACCGTGTCGCCCCTGAACCACAAGGCCTCGCGCAAGGCCCTGGAGGCCATGAAGGCCCTCAAGGGACCGCGCGTGATCATCTTCCAGGACCCTTGCGTCATCCACGAGCGCCGCACCACCGGCAAGGGCAAGCCCCAGGTGGCCGTGGCGGCCGAGTCCGGCCAGGGTTGCCTGGACGTGCTGAACTCCCTGGCCTGCCCTGCCTTCGTCAAGGAGGACGGCCAGGTGCGCGTGGACGAAGAACTCTGCTCGGGCTGCATGTACTGCCTGCAGCTGGACAAATCCTTCAAGGCCAAGAAAAGGGGCGCCTAGATGCAGCGCGCGCGTATCTTCTTCACCGGCGTGGGCGGACAGGGCACCCTGACCGCCACCAAGCTCGTCTCGCTCACGGCCCTGGACGAGGGCCTGCCCGTCACCAGCGGCGAGATCCACGGCATGGCCCAGCGCGGCGGCGTGGTGGAATCCACGGTGCTCGTGGGCTACATGAGCCCCAAGATCACCCACGGCGAGGCGGACCTCCTGCTGGGCTTCGAGCTCCTGGAGACCCTCAGGGCGCTGTGTTACCTCAAGCCCGGCGGCGTGGTGGTCTCCAATTCCCAGGCCCTGCCCCCGCTCTCCGTGGCCACGGGCAAGGCCGCCTATCCGGAGCTGGAGGCCGTGCGGGCCAAAGCCCAGGCGGCCGCCTCCAAAGCCCTCTTCGTGCCCTGCCGCACGCTGGCCGAACAGGCCGGATCGGCCCAGAGCGCCAACACGGTGCTCCTGGGCGCGGCCTGCGCCGTGGGCGCGCTGCCCTTCGGCATGGAGGCCCTGGAGCGCTCGGTGCGCAAGTATCTCAAGCCCGCCCTGGCGGAAACAAACCTCAAAGCCCTGGCGCTGGGGGCCGGGGCCGCGCAGTCCTGATCCCATGGGCCCCCTGAGCTTCCATTCGGGCGAGGGTCTTTCCCAGAGGTTCCTCACGGCCATGCGCGCCATGCTCGACGAGGCCGTGCCCACAAGGCCCGCCAGGGACTGCCTGGACGCCATGCTGGCCCGGCTCGTGGAGACCATGTCCTACCACAGGGCCTACCTGGAGCTGCTCGACGTGCCCATGCCCAACCAGCGCCTCTCGCTCTCGCGGGGGCAGGAGGCCTTCTTCGGCGCGCCCCAGGGGCCAGGCCCCCTGGCCACGGGGCAGGTGATGGCCACGCGGCAGTCCGTGATCATCGAAAACATGGCCGACCACCCGGACTTCTACGGACGCCCCGCCAGCGACCTGGAGAACCTCTGCTTCATCTGCGTGCCCGTGCTGGTGCCCGGCAGCCGCAGCGAAGGCCGGGCCGAGTCCATGGGCGCTTTGTGCGCCGACGTGCCCAAGGCCCCGCCCGTGTTCCTGGAGCGCCAGCGCGACTTCATGATGGCCGCGGCCAGCGTGTTCGCCATCACGGCCCAGCGCCTGCGCGACGAGCTCTACAAGCCGCGCTCCAAGCCCCGCCCCGAGCCCCAGGCCGTGGCCGAGGCCCAGCGCAAGCACAAGGTGGTAGCCGTCTCCAAAAGCATGCGCCTGGTGCTGCGCCAGGTGGACCAGGCCGCCCAGAACGACTCCCCCGTGCTGCTCCTGGGCGAAGAGGGCACGGGCAAGGAATACCTGGCCAAGGCCCTGCACAACCAGAGCGCCCGGCGCAGGCGTCCCTTCCTGCGCCTGGTCTGCTCCGCCGAGCCGCCCGAGGCCATCGAGCGCGCCCTCTACGGCGTCCAGAAGGGCGAGGCCGCCGGGTCCACCCAGTCGCGGCGCGGCCAGCTGGAGCTTGCCCAGGGCGGCACGCTCTACATCGAGGACGTGGAGGAGCTGACCCTGGCCGCCCAGCAGCGCCTGCTGCGCTTTCTCCAGGAGGGATCGGCCACCCGCTTCGGGGCCGACCAGCCCCTGAAGCTCGACGTGCGCATCGTGGCCGGAAGCCGCGCCAACCTGGAAGACATGGTGAGCTCCGGCGAATTCCTGGAAGACCTCTACTACGCCCTGGCCGTGGTCTCCATCTACGTCCCGCCCCTGCGCGACCGCGCGGGCGACGTGCTCCCCCTGGCCGAATTCTTCCTGGAGGAGTTCGCCCGTTCCCTGGGCCGGGAGTTCAAGCGCATCTCCACCCCGGCCATCGACCTGATCAGCCAGTACCACTGGCCCGACAACGTGCGCGAGCTGCACTCCTGCATGGAGCGCGCCTTCCTGCAGACCGAGGACGGCGTGATCCGCGCCTACCACCTGCCCCCCACGCTCCAGACCGCCGAAAGCTCCAACACCGAGGCCACCCTCTCCTTCGGCGAGGCCGTGGACCAGTTCGAGCGCGAGCTGCTCATCGAGGCCCTCAAAAAGGCCAAGGGCAACATGTTCCAGGCCGCCAAGGACCTGCGCGAGAGCTACCGCATCATCAACTACAAGGTGAAGAAGCACGGCATCGACCCCAAGCGCTACACCCCCGGCAAGCGCAAATAGCGCTCCGTTCACTCCAGACGGACGCCCCCGGCCCGCTACGGCCCGGGGCGTTTCTGTTTCCGGGAACGGCTTTTCCTTCGCGGACATCAGGAGAAGGCAGGGGCAGCCATCGCCACCTGCCGGAGAGCCGCGCGGGAAAGGCCCGGCGCGAGCGGAGCGTCCGGCCTTCGCCCATCATCGGCGGCGAACGCCTCTGCCACGCGGGAGAGTTTGACCGGAGTCCGCTTTATGCTATGAGGGAACATGCGCGGAGCCTCCGCGCCAAGGAGGTATGGATGACCAAGCAGCTGTCCTTCACCCGCCTCGAACAGGCCGCCCTGCCCGGCTACCGCGACCGCCTGGACCGGGCCTCCACCGCCGAGGACGTCCGCCGGACCTTCTCGGAGACCGTGGCCACGCTCCTGGCCGACGCCCTTGGCGAACCCGGGGCCGTGGGGCCGCAGGGCGTCTCCCTGGACACGGCCCACCCCACGGGCTTCGCCCTTTCCCCCGCCCTGCTGGAAACCCCGGGCTTCGCCGAGGCCTGGAAGGAGTCCGACCTGCGGCGCATCATCAAGGACATGGCCAAGAGCGCCGTGAACCGCCACCAGCACCTGGAGAAGCGCCCGGAGAAAGCCCAGGCCAGGACCCACGTCAAGCAGGGCCGGGGCTGAGCCGCCCCCTAGCACCGGCGCGTCAGCGGCAGTAGCTCATGGCGCGGCAGACGCCCTCCAGGGTCTCCCCCTTTTTCAGGCGCTCCCGGAAGGCCTTGAGGAACTTGGGGCCCATGGAGGCGTAGAAGGCCTCGCAGGCAGCGCGATCCGCCGGGGCCAACAGGGAACACTGGCGCGAGGCGTCCACCGCCAGGGCGTCGGCGTCGCCCATGGAGGCCTGCACGAGGCCAAGCACAAGCTGGCAGGCCGTGCACTCCAGGTAGCCCCCCTGGGCGCGCGCCGACTCCCCGGTCAGAACGAGCGCGGCCGCCAGGGCCAGCGCGAGGGGAAACATCGGGAAGGCGCGTTTCATGGGATTCTCCTTTCTCGCGGCCTTTTCGCGCCGCGCGCCGAGAATAGGCCCCCCGGGGGCCTGCCGCAACCCCGGGAGGGCGCCCCGAAGCGCCGCAGGCCCGCGCGACGCCCCCGCGAACGCCGCCAAAGCCCTCCCCGAGGCCCGGACGCTCCCCCCGCGCCCGGAGCTTCCTGGCCGCCGCGCCCTTGCCTTGGAGGCGGTTTTCCCTTAGCACCCGGCCACGGGAGGACAAC
Coding sequences:
- a CDS encoding hemolysin family protein codes for the protein MFELVLAIAVALVLSCFCSLSEAVLYSLRWSWIERMRAEGKRSGELLYQMRMSIDKPITAILTVNTMACAAGATVSGALAVGVLGEENLVWFTAAFSVMILVFGEILPKTVGVVYARPLGAVLAQPLRLMVAALTPVVWASGFLTRLVTGRAKGPDASEDDIRAMVRLTSKAGKINALEERSITNILALDTRTVRDAMTPRTVIFSLPSDMTVSEAREENPLWSHSRVPVYEEDDPENIVGVVLRRQVFEALASDQHDIRLASIMQPVQFVLDTMSLDKVLLNFIDGRTHLFVVLDEYGGVSGVITLEDVLEEILGKEIVDETDEVADMRDLARTRREKLLRDRAGMR
- a CDS encoding substrate-binding domain-containing protein, with the protein product MRRRALLAVCLSLWTLACLLPGPARAAGDPLDAFRGLSGELRVTGSDVGLVAAREAAERITAAHPGVTVSFTMTGAGVGLSRVRLRQADICLFDRSPRAVTGPGASLEFIPYGVDPVAVVVNSLNPVESLDTATLRKLFAGLVPLWSDAGGGAFPVMAAYMEASEEEGRPLTMPRTVSLSSQPALRFTLIRNKEILGFISVRDLDAAMKPVAVDGQAPTVRNFLEGRWRIYRVMHLAAARDAQPLARAFADYLRGPEGQAILERAGHVALARKPDWESALPVDQPDVLASGQ
- a CDS encoding alginate O-acetyltransferase AlgX-related protein, which translates into the protein MNHSPPGRRLIALCSSALFCLAIALPLSAQLLHFAPREKLGEATSTPFPEAALNPAGIQAVCRALTGGWLDKNFPFRGMLIRWHNFTSTSLFGSLSGNAPVVVGKEGWLYLAKDRGIDLEADHRSVAPLTAEDLDRLHAVYAERRAWLAERGIAYLVVIAPNKSSVYPEHLPASWDQAGRTSHLEQAVERFRRDGSVDLLDLREPLMQAKVGREVFYRTDSHWNAYGAFPSYQAIIERLAPRFPVLKPMREEDFIVQEYAHLGGDLSFMVGLEDLVLDNKVLFFARKPLKARGITPGAVRPGYVQPAQGSVREDASLPRAIFFHDSYFWELVPFLGEHFSRAVYVWVRPGLRGAKSLFDKELIEKERPDVVVEEIAERFFLQGTMPPREIKEGAE
- the nadD gene encoding nicotinate (nicotinamide) nucleotide adenylyltransferase is translated as MSPRLGVLGGTFNPVHVGHVRLALEMAEALGLDGVEIVPAARPPHKPEEGLLPFELRLRLLEMALGDLEGVRANSMEAGRPGPSYTVHTLEELARRRPGDELHFILGSGDLLTLHQWRDGHRLGDLAHLAVAGRDRHGRDAVADYLASRPELGYAPAGPGLWERASGRRLVLVDVPRLDISASFVRDRFRRGSNLRFLLPPAVERELARLRPRLLEIWRERAPSPSVKAHS
- a CDS encoding glutamate-5-semialdehyde dehydrogenase, translated to MNIQERMEALAREARQAARLMAKAPGRAKDAALTALAGLLESEAPAIAAENARDIAKAEASGMDAAKLDRLRLTPKVLASMAAACRDVAAMPDPVGAIETMWQRPNGLMVGRMRIPLGVVCMIYESRPNVTVDSAILCLKAGNAVVLRGGSEAFHSNMALASLVSRALVEAGLPGGAVGIVPVTDRAAVPILCKLDQYIDVMIPRGGESLIRSVVEAATMPVLKHYKGVCHLYVDECADLDNALAVVENAKCQRPGVCNALECLLVHEKAAPVLLPRLARSLGSHVEFRACEASLPLLGPSAKPAGPEDWGCEFLDYVLAVRQVCCMDEALDHIAAHGSNHTECILTADHARAMRFLREADASMVGVNCSTRFNDGGELGLGAEIGISTSKLHAYGPMGVKELTGSKFVVLGQGQVRT
- a CDS encoding tetratricopeptide repeat protein, with amino-acid sequence MADISFDRGGQDNPLASFLGNNWRTLIAAVVAALLAVGGYAAYTSYAKKAKAQAENDLGAIIASKTGPERLSALEAYVKTAPASTKDAALLELARTAAEQGNHAKAAEAWNQLALAAPGGVKDLAVLGQASALAQAGDKAQAVKLLADFMPKAPKAFQPLVARQLAAVAEDAQAWTEALAAYERLREAAEGGNKALFEAKITEIKAKTK
- the iorA gene encoding indolepyruvate ferredoxin oxidoreductase subunit alpha, encoding MPSPLLAQTPGETLLLLGNEAIVRGALEGGVGFVSCYPGTPSSEVPDTFFRMSRDGDYRFEYSTNEKVALEVGAGAALAGTPTLVTMKHVGVNVAADPLLTLSYITAPGGLVLLSADDPGCHSSQNEQDNRHYARLAGLPCFEPATAQECKDMTRDALLLAQRTGQPVLLRTTTRVNHVRGPVTLGSLPAQKTRKEFARNLQQYVPIPAHSRVQHRQLLDRLAAIGREAEASPWNKVSGQGTLGVIASGVTRCYLRDALLEEGIEGSVKVLDLGLSYPMPDGLLLSFMEGLEKVLVLEELDPLVEEHVRALAQRKGISIEVLGKGEALPLWGEYSTQMVRQALRQALGRQSHAPQHCAPEGGLAMRPPNLCAGCSHRSAYYTVREVFGDEAFYSSDIGCYTLGLLPPLSMADFLLCMGSSVSTGSGFASASGRTTIGFIGDSTFFHSGVTGLINAVHNDHDILVVVLDNRTTAMTGHQPHPGVDATALGPNPRKVEIEPLVKACGVEHVITVSPLNHKASRKALEAMKALKGPRVIIFQDPCVIHERRTTGKGKPQVAVAAESGQGCLDVLNSLACPAFVKEDGQVRVDEELCSGCMYCLQLDKSFKAKKRGA
- a CDS encoding indolepyruvate oxidoreductase subunit beta → MQRARIFFTGVGGQGTLTATKLVSLTALDEGLPVTSGEIHGMAQRGGVVESTVLVGYMSPKITHGEADLLLGFELLETLRALCYLKPGGVVVSNSQALPPLSVATGKAAYPELEAVRAKAQAAASKALFVPCRTLAEQAGSAQSANTVLLGAACAVGALPFGMEALERSVRKYLKPALAETNLKALALGAGAAQS
- a CDS encoding sigma-54-dependent Fis family transcriptional regulator, giving the protein MGPLSFHSGEGLSQRFLTAMRAMLDEAVPTRPARDCLDAMLARLVETMSYHRAYLELLDVPMPNQRLSLSRGQEAFFGAPQGPGPLATGQVMATRQSVIIENMADHPDFYGRPASDLENLCFICVPVLVPGSRSEGRAESMGALCADVPKAPPVFLERQRDFMMAAASVFAITAQRLRDELYKPRSKPRPEPQAVAEAQRKHKVVAVSKSMRLVLRQVDQAAQNDSPVLLLGEEGTGKEYLAKALHNQSARRRRPFLRLVCSAEPPEAIERALYGVQKGEAAGSTQSRRGQLELAQGGTLYIEDVEELTLAAQQRLLRFLQEGSATRFGADQPLKLDVRIVAGSRANLEDMVSSGEFLEDLYYALAVVSIYVPPLRDRAGDVLPLAEFFLEEFARSLGREFKRISTPAIDLISQYHWPDNVRELHSCMERAFLQTEDGVIRAYHLPPTLQTAESSNTEATLSFGEAVDQFERELLIEALKKAKGNMFQAAKDLRESYRIINYKVKKHGIDPKRYTPGKRK
- a CDS encoding saposin domain-containing protein, which gives rise to MKRAFPMFPLALALAAALVLTGESARAQGGYLECTACQLVLGLVQASMGDADALAVDASRQCSLLAPADRAACEAFYASMGPKFLKAFRERLKKGETLEGVCRAMSYCR